One stretch of Streptomyces sp. A2-16 DNA includes these proteins:
- a CDS encoding carbohydrate kinase, translating to MIVVAGEALIDLVPQGPGALAVLKPALGGGPYNTAVALGRLGSPTAFCSRTSLDAFGEALLDGLREAGVEVSAVQRGPEPTTLAVATIDTDGSAAYSFYVDGTADRLFTAPAALPSGTRAVSFGTCSLVLEPGASAYEELLRTAAAQGVFTALDPNIRAGLIPDADAYRARFKSWLPSVSLLKLSEEDALWLGGTPREWLASGPSAVVITHGGDGLTVFTRDGAVLPVPGEKVDVVDTIGAGDTVNAALLHGLATLDALSPDALAGLGVEDWTRLLRFAARAAAITCSRAGAQPPYASELGEL from the coding sequence GTGATCGTCGTCGCCGGTGAGGCCCTGATCGATCTGGTACCGCAGGGCCCAGGTGCCCTCGCGGTGCTCAAGCCGGCACTCGGCGGCGGCCCCTACAACACCGCCGTGGCCCTCGGGCGACTCGGCTCCCCCACCGCCTTCTGTTCCCGCACCTCGCTCGACGCCTTCGGCGAGGCGCTGCTCGACGGGCTGCGGGAGGCGGGAGTGGAGGTGTCCGCCGTGCAGCGCGGGCCGGAACCCACCACGCTCGCCGTCGCCACGATCGACACCGACGGCTCGGCCGCCTACTCCTTCTACGTCGACGGCACCGCCGACCGTCTGTTCACGGCTCCCGCCGCGCTCCCGTCCGGCACGCGCGCGGTGTCCTTCGGCACCTGTTCGCTCGTCCTGGAACCGGGGGCGAGCGCGTACGAGGAGCTGCTGCGGACCGCTGCCGCGCAGGGCGTGTTCACGGCGCTCGACCCGAACATCCGGGCCGGGCTGATCCCCGACGCGGACGCCTACCGGGCCCGGTTCAAGAGCTGGCTGCCGTCGGTGTCCCTGCTCAAGCTCTCCGAGGAGGACGCGCTGTGGCTAGGCGGCACCCCGCGCGAGTGGCTGGCCTCGGGACCCTCGGCCGTGGTGATCACCCATGGCGGTGACGGGCTGACCGTGTTCACCCGGGACGGGGCGGTGCTCCCGGTGCCGGGCGAGAAGGTCGACGTCGTGGACACGATCGGCGCCGGCGACACGGTGAACGCGGCCCTGCTGCACGGCCTGGCCACCCTGGACGCGCTGTCCCCGGACGCGCTCGCCGGCCTTGGCGTCGAGGACTGGACCCGGCTGCTGCGGTTCGCGGCCCGCGCGGCGGCGATCACGTGCTCACGCGCGGGGGCGCAGCCGCCGTATGCGTCGGAACTGGGTGAGCTGTAG
- a CDS encoding response regulator transcription factor: MDDAAQQPARGRVVLADDDILLREGLASLCERVGYQVAGQAGDAVRLLELVDEERPELAIVDIRMPPDHSTEGLKAARTIRERHPDTGILVLSAFVEVEDALELLASGRKVGYLLKSRVTVVDEFIEALERIHRGGSVVDPSLVQELFSAQRRDDPLAHLSAREREVLALMAEGRSNAGIGRRLWVTEGTVEKHVRSILGKLGLTEDTDDHRRVLAVLTFLESR, from the coding sequence ATGGACGACGCAGCACAGCAGCCGGCGCGGGGGCGGGTCGTCCTCGCCGACGACGACATCCTGCTCAGGGAGGGCCTGGCCAGTCTGTGCGAGCGCGTCGGATACCAGGTCGCGGGCCAGGCCGGTGACGCGGTCCGGCTCCTGGAACTGGTCGACGAGGAGCGCCCCGAACTGGCGATCGTCGACATCAGGATGCCCCCGGACCACTCGACCGAGGGCCTCAAGGCGGCCCGCACGATCCGTGAGCGCCACCCCGACACCGGCATCCTCGTCCTGTCGGCGTTCGTCGAGGTCGAGGACGCCCTGGAGCTGCTGGCGAGCGGCCGCAAGGTCGGCTACCTCCTCAAGAGCCGGGTCACGGTCGTCGACGAGTTCATCGAGGCCCTGGAGCGCATCCACCGCGGCGGCTCGGTCGTCGACCCCTCCCTGGTGCAGGAACTGTTCTCGGCCCAGCGCCGCGACGACCCCCTCGCCCACCTGAGCGCCCGCGAGCGCGAGGTCCTCGCCCTAATGGCCGAGGGCCGCTCCAACGCGGGCATCGGCCGCCGTCTGTGGGTCACCGAGGGCACCGTCGAGAAACACGTCCGCAGCATCCTCGGCAAACTCGGCCTCACCGAGGACACCGACGACCACCGCCGGGTCCTGGCCGTTCTCACCTTCCTGGAGTCCCGCTAG
- the rapZ gene encoding RNase adapter RapZ: MNVNEHEEQQDQSGDDAQVSTGTTLDAGGVPEAAIPELVIISGMSGAGRSTAAKCLEDLGWFVVDNLPPALIPTMVELGARSQGNVARIAVVVDVRGRRFFDNLRESLADLEAKHVTRRIVFLESSDEALVRRFESVRRPHPLQGDGRIVDGIDAERELLRELRGDADLVIDTSSLNVHELRAKMDAQFAGEEEPELRATVMSFGFKYGLPVDADLVADMRFLPNPHWVPELRPFTGLNEEVSAYVFNQPGAKEFLDRYAELLRLIAAGYRREGKRYVTIAIGCTGGKHRSVATSEKLAARLAAEGVETVVVHRDMGRE, translated from the coding sequence ATGAATGTGAACGAGCACGAAGAACAACAGGACCAGAGCGGAGACGACGCACAGGTGAGTACGGGCACGACCCTCGACGCGGGCGGAGTCCCGGAGGCGGCCATCCCCGAGCTGGTGATCATCTCCGGCATGTCCGGCGCCGGCCGTTCCACCGCCGCGAAGTGTCTGGAGGACCTCGGCTGGTTCGTCGTCGACAACCTCCCGCCGGCGCTGATCCCCACCATGGTGGAGCTCGGCGCCCGATCCCAGGGCAACGTCGCCCGGATCGCGGTGGTCGTCGACGTCCGCGGCCGGCGCTTCTTCGACAACCTCCGCGAGTCCCTCGCCGACCTGGAGGCCAAGCACGTCACCCGGCGGATCGTCTTCCTGGAGTCCTCCGACGAGGCCCTGGTGCGCCGCTTCGAGTCCGTGCGCCGCCCGCACCCCCTCCAGGGCGACGGCCGCATCGTCGACGGCATCGACGCCGAGCGCGAGCTCCTGCGCGAGCTGCGCGGCGACGCCGACCTGGTCATCGACACCTCCAGCCTCAACGTCCACGAGCTGCGCGCCAAGATGGACGCCCAGTTCGCCGGCGAGGAGGAGCCCGAGCTCCGCGCCACCGTCATGTCCTTCGGCTTCAAGTACGGCCTGCCGGTCGACGCCGACCTGGTCGCGGACATGCGGTTCCTGCCCAACCCGCACTGGGTCCCGGAGCTGCGCCCCTTCACCGGCCTCAACGAGGAGGTGTCGGCGTACGTCTTCAATCAGCCCGGCGCCAAGGAGTTCCTCGACCGCTACGCCGAGCTGCTGCGCCTGATCGCGGCCGGCTACCGCCGCGAGGGCAAGCGGTACGTGACCATCGCCATCGGCTGCACCGGCGGCAAGCACCGCTCGGTCGCCACCTCGGAGAAGCTCGCCGCCCGGCTCGCGGCCGAGGGTGTGGAGACGGTGGTCGTGCACCGGGACATGGGACGGGAATGA
- the uvrC gene encoding excinuclease ABC subunit UvrC, with amino-acid sequence MADPSSYRPKPGEIPDSPGVYRFRDEHRRVIYVGKAKSLRQRLANYFQDLASLHPRTRTMVTTAASVEWTVVSTEVEALQLEYSWIKEFDPRFNVKYRDDKSYPYLAVTMNEEFPRVQVMRGQKRKGVRYFGPYGHAWAIRDTVDLLLRVFPVRTCSAGVFKNAARTGRPCLLGYIGKCSAPCVDRVSAEEHRDLAEDFCDFMAGRTGTYIRRLEQQMTDAAEEMEYERAARLRDDIGALKKAMEKSAVVLADATDADLIAVAEDELEAAVQIFHVRGGRVRGQRGWVTDKVEEITTGALVEHALQQLYGEEKGDSVPKEVLVPALPEPVEPVQEWLAGRRGSGVSLRIPQRGDKKALMETVQRNALQALALHKTKRASDLTTRSRALEEIAEALDLDSAPLRIECYDISHLQGDDVVASMVVFEDGLQRKSEYRRFQIKGFAGQDDVRSMHEVISRRFRRYLAEKEKTGEWVEDLPEEGAPENGLKDEDGRPKKFAYPPQLVVVDGGQPQVAAAKKALDELGIDDIAVCGLAKRLEEVWLPDEDDPVVLPRTSEGLYLLQRVRDEAHRFAITYQRTKRAQRFRSSPLDDVPGLGDTRKQALLKHFGSLKKLRSATIDQICEVPGIGRKTAETIAVALAQAAPAAPAVNTATGEIMDEEEPGTTGSGGDPVTAGAPDERRGQET; translated from the coding sequence ATGGCCGACCCCTCCAGCTACCGCCCCAAACCAGGGGAGATCCCGGACTCCCCCGGGGTGTACAGGTTCCGCGACGAGCACCGCCGGGTGATCTACGTCGGAAAGGCGAAGAGCCTGCGCCAGCGCCTGGCGAACTACTTCCAGGACCTGGCGAGCCTGCACCCCCGCACCCGCACGATGGTGACCACGGCCGCGTCCGTGGAGTGGACCGTGGTGTCCACGGAGGTCGAGGCCCTGCAGCTGGAGTACTCCTGGATCAAGGAGTTCGACCCCCGGTTCAACGTCAAGTACCGCGACGACAAGAGCTACCCGTACCTCGCGGTGACGATGAACGAGGAGTTCCCCCGTGTGCAGGTGATGCGCGGCCAGAAACGCAAGGGCGTGCGGTACTTCGGGCCGTACGGGCACGCGTGGGCGATCCGCGACACCGTGGATCTCCTGCTGCGCGTCTTCCCCGTCCGCACCTGCTCCGCCGGCGTCTTCAAGAACGCCGCCCGCACCGGCCGCCCCTGCCTCCTCGGCTACATCGGCAAGTGCTCGGCGCCCTGTGTCGACCGCGTCTCCGCCGAGGAACACCGCGACCTGGCCGAGGACTTCTGCGACTTCATGGCCGGCCGCACCGGCACCTACATCCGCCGTCTCGAGCAGCAGATGACGGACGCGGCCGAGGAGATGGAGTACGAGCGGGCGGCCCGCCTGCGCGACGACATAGGGGCCCTGAAGAAGGCCATGGAGAAGAGCGCGGTCGTGCTCGCCGACGCGACCGACGCCGACCTGATCGCGGTCGCCGAGGACGAGCTGGAGGCCGCCGTCCAGATCTTCCACGTCCGCGGCGGACGCGTGCGCGGACAGCGCGGCTGGGTCACCGACAAGGTCGAGGAGATCACCACCGGCGCCCTCGTCGAGCACGCCCTCCAGCAGCTCTACGGCGAGGAGAAGGGCGACTCGGTCCCCAAGGAGGTCCTCGTCCCGGCCCTGCCCGAGCCGGTCGAGCCCGTCCAGGAGTGGCTCGCCGGACGCCGCGGCTCGGGTGTCTCCCTGCGCATCCCGCAGCGCGGCGACAAGAAGGCCCTCATGGAGACCGTGCAGCGCAACGCCCTCCAGGCGCTCGCCCTGCACAAGACCAAGCGCGCCTCCGACCTGACCACGCGCTCGCGTGCCCTGGAGGAGATCGCCGAGGCCCTCGACCTGGACAGTGCCCCGCTCCGCATCGAGTGCTACGACATCTCCCACCTCCAGGGCGACGACGTGGTCGCGTCCATGGTCGTCTTCGAGGACGGCCTCCAGCGCAAGAGCGAGTACCGCCGCTTCCAGATCAAGGGCTTCGCAGGTCAGGACGACGTCCGTTCCATGCACGAGGTGATCTCCCGCCGCTTCCGGCGCTATCTCGCCGAGAAGGAGAAGACGGGGGAGTGGGTGGAGGACCTCCCCGAGGAGGGCGCCCCCGAGAACGGCCTGAAGGACGAGGACGGCCGCCCCAAGAAGTTCGCCTACCCGCCCCAGCTCGTCGTCGTCGACGGCGGACAGCCCCAGGTCGCCGCCGCCAAGAAGGCGCTGGACGAGCTCGGCATCGACGACATCGCCGTCTGTGGCCTCGCCAAGCGCCTGGAGGAGGTCTGGCTGCCGGACGAGGACGACCCGGTCGTGCTGCCCCGCACCAGCGAAGGCCTGTACCTTCTGCAGCGGGTCCGTGACGAGGCCCACCGCTTCGCGATCACCTACCAGCGCACCAAGCGGGCCCAGCGCTTCCGGTCGAGCCCGCTCGACGACGTCCCCGGACTCGGGGACACGCGCAAGCAGGCCCTGCTGAAACATTTCGGGTCCTTGAAGAAACTACGATCCGCCACCATCGACCAGATCTGCGAGGTCCCCGGCATAGGCCGCAAGACGGCCGAGACGATCGCCGTGGCCCTCGCCCAGGCGGCCCCGGCCGCGCCCGCCGTCAACACGGCGACTGGAGAGATCATGGATGAGGAGGAACCCGGCACCACGGGTTCCGGTGGGGATCCCGTGACGGCGGGCGCCCCGGACGAACGACGGGGGCAGGAGACATGA
- a CDS encoding LacI family DNA-binding transcriptional regulator, whose translation MPTMADVARSAGVSVATVSHVLNGTRPVLPHTRQAVLDAVDELGYTPNTLARSLVTSRTRSIGLAVSAISNPYFTEILQGVEASALEHGYSLLIADPHDDPDHERKVVQLLHERRVDGMIVAPSADPRELVSYLGRHEVPTVFLDRVVAVPEDGPQRFDQVCAENTGPTAGLVTHLAGLGHRRIGLVAGLPGLSTTAERISGYRQGLTAAGLPYDDHLVAHGDSESAGAERATAALLSLAAPPTALVTANNAMTIGTLRALRERGLSVPDDLALCCFDDFAWADLFSPRLTAIAQPSREIGAQAVRVLLERLEAPDRPARTVRLDCAFVHRTSCGCAETGAQEHGRPARRSEPSQPSHRAQPTQPSRLTQPAQPSQPSQPSQPSQSKGTVS comes from the coding sequence ATGCCGACCATGGCCGACGTGGCACGCAGCGCCGGGGTGTCCGTGGCGACCGTCTCGCACGTCCTCAACGGGACCCGACCTGTCCTGCCCCACACCCGCCAGGCCGTGCTGGACGCCGTCGACGAACTCGGCTACACCCCCAACACCCTGGCCCGCTCCCTGGTCACCTCCCGCACCCGCTCCATCGGGCTCGCGGTGTCGGCGATCAGCAACCCGTACTTCACGGAGATCCTCCAGGGCGTCGAGGCGAGCGCTCTGGAACACGGCTACAGCCTGCTCATCGCCGATCCGCACGACGACCCCGACCACGAGCGCAAGGTCGTCCAGCTGCTGCACGAGAGACGCGTGGACGGCATGATCGTCGCGCCCTCGGCGGATCCGCGCGAGCTCGTCTCCTACCTCGGGCGCCACGAGGTCCCGACCGTGTTCCTCGACCGGGTGGTCGCCGTCCCCGAGGACGGCCCGCAGCGCTTCGACCAGGTCTGCGCCGAGAACACCGGGCCGACGGCCGGGCTGGTCACCCATCTCGCCGGACTCGGCCACCGGCGCATCGGGCTGGTGGCCGGCCTGCCAGGGCTCAGCACCACCGCCGAACGGATCTCCGGATACCGACAGGGCCTGACGGCCGCCGGTCTCCCCTACGACGATCACCTCGTCGCCCACGGCGACTCCGAGTCGGCCGGAGCCGAGCGCGCGACCGCCGCCCTGCTCTCCCTCGCCGCCCCGCCCACCGCCCTCGTCACCGCCAACAACGCGATGACCATCGGAACCCTGCGCGCCCTGCGCGAGCGCGGTCTTTCGGTGCCGGACGACCTCGCCCTGTGCTGCTTCGACGACTTCGCCTGGGCCGACCTGTTCTCGCCCCGGCTCACCGCGATCGCCCAGCCCAGCAGAGAGATCGGCGCCCAGGCGGTCCGGGTGCTCCTGGAACGCCTCGAGGCGCCGGACCGACCGGCCCGGACCGTGCGCCTGGACTGCGCGTTCGTCCACCGGACGTCGTGCGGGTGTGCGGAGACCGGGGCGCAGGAGCACGGCCGTCCCGCGCGGCGGTCCGAGCCCTCGCAACCGTCACATCGCGCCCAGCCCACGCAGCCCTCCCGGCTCACGCAGCCCGCGCAGCCCTCGCAGCCCTCGCAGCCCTCGCAGCCCTCGCAGTCGAAAGGAACCGTCTCGTGA
- a CDS encoding response regulator, translating into MSMRCLLVDDSIRFLEAARRLLERDGIPVVGVALSGAEALVRAAELTPDLVLVDLDLDGESGFDVAAELARRASCAIVLISTHALEDFEELIADSPARGFLTKSALSARAIRELLGGDGDAPAT; encoded by the coding sequence ATGTCCATGCGCTGTCTTCTCGTCGATGACAGCATCCGGTTCCTGGAGGCCGCGCGACGCCTGCTGGAACGCGACGGGATACCGGTCGTCGGCGTCGCACTGTCGGGTGCCGAGGCCCTGGTACGGGCCGCGGAGCTGACCCCTGACCTCGTGCTGGTCGATCTCGATCTCGACGGCGAGAGCGGCTTCGACGTGGCGGCGGAACTGGCCCGCAGAGCTTCCTGCGCCATCGTCCTGATCTCCACGCACGCGCTGGAGGACTTCGAGGAACTCATCGCCGACAGCCCGGCGCGCGGGTTCCTGACCAAGTCGGCGCTGTCGGCGCGGGCCATCAGGGAGTTGCTGGGCGGCGACGGGGACGCCCCCGCCACCTGA
- a CDS encoding PAS domain S-box protein, giving the protein MRRSPLGRRPRTPHRVPLLARLRVRRKLMLLVLLPVTGLLVLTAFSSVAQWREARTLRDFHTATGVSFAATEVAGAVARERLAAVKARLRPGPATRAERTEAERATDRVLAGALARAASWPGSDVPGDLDTLGRQLHSLRARTATGSLTGPDIADRYAHVQDTLLADVTALESARPTRASGRAADAHLALLRAIEAAEREQTEVAALLAGPAGRPTGAGRWPALESAQLDAFRENTSAELRTRLHLIQFQDPGRAVREVRDLLATDTPETARWPSYEQWLADSGARLDSLRAIQDRAARALDATAGHDRREAETRAVREPAVSLAVLAAVTFLALALSRSITRPLAQVSAGARALSCGDLSYDIRYTGRDELGEVADTFRELRVTTERLATEIRAMNTAIDHNRLEHRADEASFEGTWSQLLGGMNDTMASFAAAHGRREDAEQELASIFDLSLDLLCISGVDGYFKRVNPAFERTLGHPRETLLARPFIEFVHEEDRDTTRAALARLASGVEVAEFENRYLRADGTECWLEWSARPVPEQGLVYATARDVTESRRAAREQAALRRVATLVAHGAPPSQVFARVAEEVGGLLDTTAAVLRQEADGSRTVLGTVLGIPEELEEATREARRAAGQQAMDEVTRTRCEAHVGHAVGAPIVVDDRLWGFVLAASPLEVLPAGTESRLADFTELAATAIANADSRAQLTASRARVVAAGDASRRRIERDLHDGVQQRLVALQLDLRLAETLVTDPSSELAEQLAHVGKGLDDAFQDLLQVARGIHPAILSKGGLGPALRSLARRSAVPVELDLRLPAGRLPEQLEVAAYYVASECLTNVAKHAHARVAEVVARIRDGVLELTVRDDGVGGAEPGSGSGLIGLIDRVEAIGGKLAVSGLPGEGTTVDVRLPLAAPSPDS; this is encoded by the coding sequence ATGCGCCGCTCACCTCTCGGACGAAGGCCCCGGACCCCGCATCGCGTCCCGCTTCTCGCGCGGCTGCGCGTCCGCCGGAAACTGATGCTGCTGGTCCTGCTGCCGGTGACCGGGCTGCTGGTCCTCACCGCGTTCAGCTCTGTGGCCCAGTGGCGGGAGGCGCGGACCCTGCGCGACTTCCACACCGCGACCGGAGTGTCGTTCGCGGCGACCGAGGTCGCCGGCGCCGTCGCACGCGAGAGGCTCGCCGCCGTCAAGGCCAGGCTGCGCCCCGGGCCCGCCACGCGCGCGGAACGGACCGAGGCCGAACGGGCCACCGACCGGGTCCTGGCGGGTGCCCTGGCCCGCGCTGCCTCATGGCCGGGCTCCGACGTCCCCGGCGACCTCGACACCCTCGGCCGTCAACTGCACTCCCTGCGCGCCCGGACGGCCACCGGCTCGCTCACCGGCCCCGACATCGCCGACCGGTACGCGCACGTCCAGGACACCCTGCTCGCCGACGTCACCGCACTCGAATCCGCCCGCCCCACCCGGGCCTCGGGCCGCGCGGCGGACGCCCACCTCGCCCTCCTGCGGGCCATCGAGGCCGCCGAACGGGAGCAGACGGAGGTCGCCGCCCTGCTCGCCGGGCCCGCCGGCCGCCCCACCGGCGCCGGACGCTGGCCCGCCCTGGAGAGCGCCCAGCTGGACGCCTTCCGCGAGAACACCTCCGCCGAGCTGCGGACCCGGCTGCACCTCATCCAGTTCCAGGACCCCGGCCGGGCCGTCCGCGAGGTCCGCGACCTGCTGGCCACCGACACCCCGGAGACTGCCCGATGGCCCTCGTACGAGCAATGGCTCGCCGACTCCGGCGCGCGCCTCGACTCCCTGCGCGCCATCCAGGACCGGGCCGCGCGCGCACTCGACGCCACGGCGGGCCACGACCGCCGCGAGGCGGAGACCCGCGCGGTGCGCGAGCCCGCCGTCTCCCTCGCCGTCCTCGCCGCCGTCACCTTCCTCGCCCTCGCGCTCAGCCGGTCCATCACCCGGCCCCTCGCCCAGGTCTCCGCGGGCGCCCGGGCACTGTCGTGCGGCGATCTCTCGTACGACATCCGGTACACGGGCCGGGACGAACTGGGCGAGGTCGCCGACACCTTCCGTGAACTGCGGGTGACCACGGAGCGGCTGGCCACCGAGATCCGCGCCATGAACACGGCGATCGACCACAACCGCCTCGAACACCGCGCCGACGAGGCCTCCTTCGAGGGCACCTGGAGCCAGCTGCTCGGCGGCATGAACGACACCATGGCCTCCTTCGCGGCGGCGCACGGGCGGCGCGAGGACGCCGAGCAGGAACTGGCGAGCATCTTCGACCTCTCCCTGGACCTGCTCTGCATCAGCGGGGTCGACGGCTACTTCAAGCGGGTCAACCCGGCCTTCGAGCGCACCCTTGGCCACCCGCGCGAGACGCTCCTGGCGAGGCCGTTCATCGAGTTCGTGCACGAGGAGGACCGGGACACCACGCGGGCAGCCCTCGCGCGGCTCGCGAGCGGTGTCGAGGTGGCCGAGTTCGAGAACCGCTACCTGCGCGCGGACGGCACCGAGTGCTGGCTGGAGTGGAGCGCCCGGCCGGTCCCGGAACAGGGCCTCGTCTACGCCACCGCCCGCGATGTCACCGAGAGCCGCCGTGCCGCGCGGGAACAGGCCGCCCTGCGCCGGGTCGCCACCCTGGTGGCCCACGGTGCCCCGCCGTCCCAGGTGTTCGCGCGGGTGGCCGAGGAGGTGGGGGGCCTGCTGGACACCACCGCGGCCGTGCTGCGGCAGGAGGCCGACGGCAGCCGGACGGTCCTCGGGACCGTGCTCGGCATCCCGGAGGAACTCGAGGAGGCCACCCGCGAGGCGCGCAGGGCAGCGGGACAGCAGGCGATGGACGAGGTGACCCGGACCCGGTGCGAGGCCCACGTCGGTCATGCCGTGGGCGCGCCCATCGTCGTCGACGACCGGCTGTGGGGCTTCGTCCTCGCGGCCTCGCCGCTGGAGGTGCTGCCCGCGGGCACCGAGTCACGGCTGGCCGACTTCACCGAACTCGCCGCCACGGCCATCGCCAACGCCGACAGCCGTGCCCAGCTGACCGCCTCACGCGCGCGCGTGGTCGCCGCCGGGGACGCCTCACGGCGGCGCATCGAGCGGGATCTGCACGACGGGGTCCAGCAGCGGCTCGTGGCCCTCCAACTGGACCTGCGGCTCGCCGAGACCCTGGTGACCGACCCGTCCTCCGAGCTCGCGGAGCAACTGGCGCACGTCGGCAAGGGGCTCGACGACGCGTTCCAGGACCTGCTCCAGGTGGCCCGGGGCATCCACCCGGCGATCCTGTCCAAGGGCGGACTGGGGCCCGCCCTGCGCTCACTGGCCCGCCGCTCCGCCGTACCCGTCGAACTCGACCTGCGGCTGCCGGCGGGGCGCCTTCCGGAGCAGCTGGAGGTGGCCGCCTACTACGTGGCCTCCGAGTGCCTGACCAATGTGGCGAAGCACGCGCACGCGCGCGTGGCGGAGGTGGTGGCGCGGATCAGGGACGGTGTCCTCGAACTGACCGTCCGCGACGACGGCGTCGGAGGCGCCGAGCCGGGGAGCGGCTCCGGCCTGATCGGGCTCATCGACCGGGTCGAGGCGATCGGCGGGAAGCTGGCCGTCTCCGGGCTGCCCGGCGAGGGCACGACCGTGGACGTGCGGCTGCCCCTGGCCGCGCCCTCGCCGGACTCGTGA
- the yvcK gene encoding uridine diphosphate-N-acetylglucosamine-binding protein YvcK — MTARSPRLSRLRRAVPEGRAARPVEARGARPRRRGAQPKVVALGGGMGLSASLAALRRITGDLTAVVTVADDGGSSGRLRDELGVLPPGDLRKALAALCGDDEWGQTWARVIQHRFQSKGDLHEHAVGNLLIVALWEQLGDHVQALDLVGRLLGAHGRVLPMSAVPLELQALVKGHDPERPEDVDTVRGQATVALTPGEVQSVHVVPHDPPAVPEAVEAVRDADWVVLGPGSWFSSVIPHLLVPELLDALTQTKARRVLSLNLAPQPGETDGFSPQRHLEVLGRHAPKLALDVVLADQAAVPDRDSLTDAAKRFGAAVELAPVARPDGTPRHDPELLAAAYDRIFRMHGRIGPWR; from the coding sequence ATGACCGCACGCAGTCCCCGGCTGAGCAGGCTGCGCCGGGCCGTCCCAGAGGGGCGGGCGGCCCGACCCGTCGAGGCCCGGGGTGCCAGGCCCCGCCGGCGCGGCGCCCAGCCCAAGGTGGTCGCGCTCGGCGGCGGCATGGGCCTGTCCGCCTCGCTCGCCGCCCTGCGCCGGATCACCGGCGACCTCACCGCCGTCGTCACCGTGGCCGACGACGGCGGCTCCAGCGGGCGCCTGCGCGACGAGCTGGGCGTGCTGCCGCCCGGCGACCTGCGCAAGGCGCTGGCCGCGCTGTGCGGCGACGACGAATGGGGCCAGACCTGGGCCCGGGTCATCCAGCACCGCTTCCAGTCCAAGGGCGACCTGCACGAACACGCGGTCGGCAACCTGCTGATCGTCGCCCTGTGGGAGCAGCTCGGCGACCACGTCCAGGCCCTCGACCTGGTCGGCAGGCTCCTGGGCGCGCACGGCCGTGTGCTGCCCATGTCCGCCGTACCCCTGGAGCTCCAGGCCCTGGTCAAGGGGCACGATCCGGAGCGGCCCGAGGACGTGGACACCGTACGGGGGCAGGCGACCGTGGCCCTGACCCCGGGCGAGGTGCAGTCGGTGCACGTCGTGCCGCACGACCCGCCCGCGGTCCCCGAGGCGGTCGAGGCCGTCCGGGACGCGGACTGGGTGGTCCTCGGCCCCGGCTCGTGGTTCTCCTCGGTCATCCCGCACCTGCTGGTGCCCGAACTGCTGGACGCGCTCACGCAGACGAAGGCGCGCCGGGTACTCTCCCTGAACCTCGCTCCGCAGCCGGGAGAAACCGATGGCTTCTCCCCGCAGCGTCATTTGGAGGTTTTGGGACGACACGCCCCTAAACTCGCCCTGGACGTGGTGCTGGCCGATCAGGCCGCTGTGCCCGACCGGGATTCGCTGACCGATGCCGCCAAGCGGTTCGGCGCCGCGGTCGAGCTGGCGCCGGTGGCCCGGCCCGACGGGACCCCGAGGCACGACCCGGAGCTGTTGGCCGCCGCGTACGACCGTATTTTTCGGATGCATGGAAGGATCGGCCCATGGCGATGA